The following are from one region of the Escherichia sp. E4742 genome:
- a CDS encoding threonine/serine ThrE exporter family protein, with product MQTEQQRAVTRLCIQCGLFLLQHGAESALVDELSSRLGRALGMDCVESSISSNAIVLTTIKDGQCLTSTRKNHDRGINMHMVTEVQHIVILAEHKLLDYKGVEKRFSQIHPLRYPRWLVALMVGLSCACFCKLNNGGWDGALITFFASMIAMYIRQLLAQRHLHPQINFCITAFAATTISGLLLQLPTFSHTPTVAMAASVLLLVPGFPLINAVADMFKGHINTGLARWAIASLLTLATCVGVVMALTIWGLRGWV from the coding sequence ATGCAAACAGAGCAACAGCGAGCCGTTACACGGCTATGTATCCAGTGCGGGTTATTTCTTTTACAACATGGTGCGGAAAGTGCGTTGGTTGATGAGCTTTCCTCACGACTGGGTCGGGCGTTAGGGATGGACTGCGTCGAAAGTTCTATCTCTTCGAACGCCATAGTGCTGACCACCATTAAAGATGGTCAATGTCTGACATCTACGCGCAAAAACCACGATCGCGGCATTAATATGCATATGGTTACTGAGGTACAACACATTGTGATTCTGGCGGAACATAAGCTGCTGGATTACAAAGGTGTTGAGAAACGTTTTAGCCAAATACATCCCCTGCGCTATCCGCGTTGGCTGGTCGCTTTGATGGTGGGACTCTCTTGCGCCTGTTTCTGTAAACTGAATAACGGTGGTTGGGATGGGGCGTTGATTACATTCTTCGCCAGTATGATCGCCATGTATATCCGCCAGCTACTGGCACAACGCCACCTCCATCCACAAATAAACTTTTGCATCACTGCCTTCGCCGCCACCACAATTTCTGGCCTCCTTCTACAACTTCCGACATTCAGTCATACGCCTACTGTGGCAATGGCGGCCAGTGTTCTTTTACTGGTGCCGGGTTTTCCGTTGATAAATGCTGTAGCCGATATGTTTAAAGGTCATATAAATACCGGACTGGCACGCTGGGCGATTGCCAGCCTGCTGACACTGGCAACCTGCGTTGGCGTGGTGATGGCACTCACAATTTGGGGGCTACGCGGATGGGTGTAA
- a CDS encoding DUF1435 domain-containing protein, whose translation MLQRMLGSGWGVLLPGLLIAGMTYADLSPDQWRIVILMGLVLTPLMLYHKQLRHYVLLPSCLALISGVMLMIMNGNQG comes from the coding sequence ATGTTGCAACGTATGCTGGGCAGTGGCTGGGGAGTGTTGCTGCCAGGATTGCTGATTGCAGGGATGACGTATGCGGATTTATCGCCGGATCAGTGGCGGATTGTTATTCTGATGGGATTAGTGTTGACGCCGCTGATGCTATATCACAAACAGTTACGGCATTACGTTTTACTACCATCGTGCCTGGCGCTTATTTCTGGCGTCATGTTGATGATAATGAACGGGAATCAGGGATGA
- the bglJ gene encoding DNA-binding transcriptional activator BglJ produces the protein MEHNRIKKRNVALIEKCVMSSIGIESLFRKFAGNPYKLYTYTSQEAFQDAMSRVSFAAVIFSFSAMRTERREGLSCLTELAIKFPRTRRLVIADDDIEARLIGSLSPSPLDGVLSKASTLDVFHQELFLSLNGVRQATDRLNNQWYINQSRTLSPTEREILRFMSRGYSMTQIAEQLKRNIKTIRAHKFNVMSKLGVSSDAGLLEAADILLCMRISETSNVLHPY, from the coding sequence ATGGAACACAACCGAATTAAGAAGAGAAATGTCGCACTCATAGAAAAGTGCGTCATGAGCAGTATCGGGATTGAGAGTTTATTCAGAAAGTTTGCGGGTAATCCTTATAAACTCTATACGTATACCAGCCAGGAGGCTTTTCAGGATGCTATGTCGCGGGTTTCATTTGCGGCGGTCATTTTTTCTTTTTCTGCCATGAGAACTGAGCGCAGGGAGGGATTATCTTGTCTGACTGAGCTGGCAATCAAATTTCCACGTACCCGGCGTTTGGTTATTGCGGATGATGATATTGAAGCGCGGTTGATTGGCTCATTATCGCCTTCTCCTTTGGATGGTGTGTTAAGTAAAGCATCAACGCTGGATGTTTTTCACCAGGAGCTGTTTCTGTCATTAAATGGCGTACGTCAGGCGACCGATCGACTGAACAACCAGTGGTATATTAATCAAAGCCGGACGCTGAGCCCGACGGAGAGGGAAATATTACGGTTTATGTCGCGTGGCTACTCAATGACGCAAATTGCTGAACAGCTTAAACGCAATATTAAAACGATCCGCGCGCATAAATTTAATGTGATGTCGAAACTGGGTGTCAGTTCTGATGCCGGATTGCTTGAGGCGGCAGATATTCTGTTATGTATGCGGATTTCAGAAACAAGTAATGTGTTGCATCCATATTAA
- a CDS encoding helix-turn-helix domain-containing protein: protein MLPGCCKNGIVISKIPVMQAGLKEVMRTHLPEYDITSSTSAEELTILQLRRAGLVIADLAGQTEDPRSVCEHYYSLISQYREIHWVFMVSRAWYSQAVELLMCPTATLLSDIEPIENLVKTVRSGNVHADRISAMLTSPAMPEIQEFGYRTVILTLSERKVLRLLGKGWGINQIASLLKKSNKTISAQKNSAMRRLAIHSNAEMYAWINSAQGARELNLPSVYGDAAEWNTTELRREMSHS from the coding sequence ATGTTGCCAGGATGCTGCAAAAATGGAATTGTTATCAGTAAAATACCCGTTATGCAGGCAGGGTTAAAAGAGGTCATGAGGACCCATCTCCCTGAATACGATATAACGAGTAGCACCTCTGCGGAGGAGCTGACTATATTACAATTACGTCGTGCTGGGTTAGTTATTGCCGATTTAGCCGGACAAACAGAAGATCCGCGTTCTGTTTGTGAACATTACTATTCATTGATCTCACAATACCGGGAAATTCATTGGGTTTTCATGGTTTCGCGAGCCTGGTACTCTCAGGCGGTGGAACTGCTTATGTGTCCAACTGCGACGTTACTGTCCGATATCGAGCCCATTGAGAATCTGGTCAAGACCGTTCGTTCTGGCAATGTCCATGCAGATCGCATCAGCGCCATGCTGACTTCGCCTGCAATGCCGGAAATCCAGGAATTTGGTTATCGCACCGTGATTCTTACCCTTTCTGAACGCAAGGTACTGCGGCTGTTAGGTAAAGGATGGGGCATCAACCAAATAGCTTCATTGCTTAAGAAAAGCAATAAAACCATCAGCGCACAAAAAAACAGTGCGATGCGGCGGCTGGCAATTCACAGTAACGCTGAGATGTATGCATGGATTAATAGCGCACAGGGGGCAAGGGAACTTAACTTGCCTTCTGTTTATGGAGATGCCGCGGAATGGAACACAACCGAATTAAGAAGAGAAATGTCGCACTCATAG
- a CDS encoding threonine/serine exporter — translation MGVIEFLLALAQDMILAAIPAVGFAMVFNVPIRALRWCALLGAMGHGSRMILMTTGLNIEWSTFMASLLVGTIGIQWSRWYLAHPKVFTVAAVIPMFPGIPAYTAMISAVKISQLGYSEPLMITLLTNFLTASSIVGALSIGLSVPGLWLYRKRPRV, via the coding sequence ATGGGTGTAATCGAATTTCTATTAGCATTAGCGCAGGATATGATCCTCGCGGCAATCCCAGCGGTCGGCTTTGCGATGGTGTTCAACGTGCCAATCCGGGCATTACGCTGGTGTGCGCTGCTTGGCGCGATGGGTCATGGTTCACGAATGATTTTAATGACTACCGGACTCAATATTGAGTGGTCGACGTTTATGGCTTCGCTACTGGTCGGCACCATTGGTATTCAGTGGTCGCGCTGGTATCTGGCGCACCCGAAAGTCTTTACCGTGGCGGCTGTCATTCCGATGTTCCCGGGCATCCCGGCGTATACTGCAATGATTTCAGCGGTAAAAATCAGTCAGTTAGGTTACAGCGAACCGTTAATGATTACCCTGTTAACTAACTTTCTTACAGCTTCTTCAATTGTTGGCGCGTTATCCATCGGTCTTTCCGTTCCTGGATTGTGGTTGTACCGCAAGCGCCCCCGCGTATAA
- the fhuF gene encoding siderophore-iron reductase FhuF: protein MAYRSAPLYEDVIWRTHLKPQDPTLAQAVRATIAENREHLLEFIRLDEPAPLSAMTLAQWSSPNTLSSLLAVYSDHIYRNQPMMIRENKPLISLWAQWYIGLMVPPLMLALLTQEKALDLCPEHFHVEFHETGRAACFWVDVCEDKNATTHSPQQRMETLISQALVPVVQALEATGEINGKLIWSNTGYLINWYLTEMKQLPGEALVESLRHALFFEKTLSSGEDNPLWRTVVLRDGLLVRRTCCQRYRLPDVQQCGDCTLK, encoded by the coding sequence ATGGCCTATCGTTCCGCACCGCTCTATGAAGATGTTATCTGGCGAACGCATCTCAAGCCGCAAGATCCCACGCTTGCACAAGCGGTACGTGCGACGATCGCCGAAAATCGTGAACATTTGCTGGAGTTTATCCGTCTGGATGAACCCGCCCCGCTTAGTGCCATGACGCTGGCGCAATGGTCCTCTCCCAATACGCTAAGTTCTCTACTGGCGGTCTATTCCGATCATATCTACCGCAATCAACCAATGATGATCCGCGAGAACAAACCGCTGATCTCACTGTGGGCGCAATGGTATATCGGCCTGATGGTGCCGCCATTAATGCTGGCGCTGTTAACCCAGGAAAAAGCGTTAGATCTCTGTCCGGAACATTTCCACGTTGAGTTTCACGAAACCGGACGCGCCGCCTGTTTCTGGGTCGATGTGTGTGAAGATAAAAACGCAACAACGCATTCTCCACAACAGCGAATGGAAACGTTAATCAGCCAGGCGCTTGTCCCGGTAGTGCAGGCATTAGAAGCGACAGGTGAAATTAACGGCAAACTTATCTGGAGTAATACCGGTTATTTGATTAACTGGTATCTGACCGAGATGAAGCAGTTGCCTGGCGAGGCGTTAGTTGAATCGCTCCGCCATGCTCTGTTTTTTGAGAAAACGCTCTCCAGCGGCGAAGATAATCCATTGTGGCGCACAGTCGTGCTGCGCGACGGCCTGCTGGTGCGCCGCACCTGTTGCCAGCGTTATCGCTTACCGGATGTGCAACAGTGTGGGGATTGCACGCTGAAATAA